Proteins encoded by one window of Cupriavidus sp. EM10:
- a CDS encoding GDYXXLXY domain-containing protein produces the protein MKRWIIVGWLLTIGVALAGTVGKERLMARGDVVYLRLAPVDPRSLMQGDYMALNFSVANEVRAAHGTEQSRLAREEVIVVRRDDRNEGHFVRLYHGEPLATGEMLLRVQNVPSRWGGNGVQVSTDAWFFQEGQAERYAKAKFGEFRVDADGQALLVGMRDEALAPM, from the coding sequence ATGAAACGCTGGATTATCGTGGGATGGCTGCTGACAATCGGCGTCGCGCTGGCCGGCACCGTCGGCAAGGAACGGCTGATGGCACGCGGCGACGTGGTCTACCTGCGCCTGGCGCCGGTGGACCCGCGCTCGCTGATGCAGGGCGACTACATGGCGCTGAATTTCTCGGTTGCCAACGAGGTGCGGGCGGCGCATGGCACCGAGCAGAGCCGGCTGGCGCGCGAGGAAGTGATCGTGGTCCGCCGCGACGACCGCAACGAAGGCCACTTCGTCCGCCTGTATCACGGCGAGCCGCTGGCAACGGGCGAAATGCTGCTGCGCGTGCAGAACGTGCCGTCGCGCTGGGGCGGCAACGGCGTGCAGGTGTCGACGGACGCGTGGTTCTTCCAGGAGGGACAGGCGGAACGGTACGCCAAGGCGAAATTCGGAGAATTCCGAGTCGATGCCGACGGACAGGCGTTGCTGGTGGGGATGCGGGACGAGGCGCTGGCGCCGATGTAG
- a CDS encoding DUF4401 domain-containing protein has protein sequence MSQHQIDRTEQVERGLWSQLALRGTVQGDYAPTLRTPWPIRLLMGGAGWLGALFFQMFLIGTVFAATRGNGPAMAITGVAMIGVAIALYRVKAKESGRIALGQFALALSLGGQGMVIAGVGEALGFRQFLETAPFWLVVALFEAVLFALVPDRLHRFLVMLGLCLALAIAACVTLGDLMAPRWTAIPMALGPMTALAFAALLAFAMREDRLAAAGRLQIAAPAADATLLVALLGALVVTGFAHPADLIFGVDTPWRAHGGWLAGALIGAVLVAMAMLECKRLACGTPVGAAVVAVAIAFSALMVYAPAVTAGVLALAVALRRGSLPWLGLAIATVLIGFVWYYSTLQWTLLAKSATLVAAGALLLAVRAALGRIANREAVA, from the coding sequence ATGAGCCAGCACCAGATCGATCGGACGGAACAGGTGGAACGTGGGCTCTGGAGCCAACTGGCCCTGCGCGGCACGGTGCAGGGCGACTATGCGCCGACGCTGCGCACGCCGTGGCCGATCCGCCTGCTGATGGGCGGCGCGGGCTGGCTTGGCGCGCTGTTCTTCCAGATGTTCCTGATCGGCACCGTGTTCGCCGCCACGCGCGGCAACGGCCCGGCCATGGCGATCACCGGCGTGGCGATGATCGGCGTCGCCATCGCGCTGTACCGCGTGAAGGCAAAGGAGAGCGGGCGGATTGCGCTGGGGCAGTTCGCACTGGCGCTGAGCCTGGGCGGCCAGGGCATGGTCATTGCCGGCGTGGGCGAGGCGCTCGGATTCCGTCAGTTCCTGGAGACGGCGCCGTTCTGGCTGGTCGTGGCTCTGTTCGAAGCGGTGCTGTTCGCGCTGGTGCCAGACCGCCTGCATCGCTTCCTGGTGATGCTCGGCCTGTGCCTGGCACTGGCCATCGCCGCGTGCGTGACGCTGGGCGACCTGATGGCGCCGCGCTGGACGGCGATTCCGATGGCACTGGGGCCGATGACGGCGCTGGCCTTTGCCGCGCTGCTGGCCTTTGCCATGCGCGAAGACCGGCTGGCAGCGGCGGGACGCCTGCAGATAGCCGCGCCAGCCGCCGACGCCACGCTGTTGGTAGCCCTGCTGGGCGCGCTGGTGGTGACAGGCTTCGCGCATCCTGCCGACCTGATCTTCGGCGTGGACACGCCCTGGCGCGCGCATGGCGGATGGCTGGCCGGCGCGCTGATCGGCGCCGTGCTGGTGGCCATGGCGATGCTCGAATGCAAGCGGCTGGCCTGCGGCACGCCGGTCGGCGCCGCCGTGGTGGCGGTGGCTATCGCATTCAGTGCGCTGATGGTCTACGCCCCGGCAGTGACGGCGGGCGTGCTGGCCCTGGCCGTGGCGCTGCGGCGCGGGTCGCTGCCGTGGCTGGGGCTGGCCATCGCCACGGTGCTGATCGGATTCGTCTGGTACTACAGCACGCTGCAATGGACGCTGCTGGCCAAGTCCGCCACGCTGGTTGCCGCCGGCGCGCTGCTGCTGGCCGTCCGCGCCGCGCTGGGCCGCATCGCCAACCGGGAGGCCGTGGCATGA